The genomic DNA ACGTCATGCTCGACGGGGTGAACGACAGCGACGAAGATGCCCGGCGGCTGGTGAAGCTGATCGCGGGCATCCCCGCCAAGATCAACCTGATCCCCTTCAACGAATGGCCCGGCGCGCCCTACAAGCGCTCCAGCTGGGAGCGGATCGAGGCCTTTGCCGATATCGTCTACAAGGCGGGCTATGCCAGCCCGATCCGCACCCCGCGCGGCGAAGATATCATGGCCGCCTGTGGGCAGCTGAAATCCGAGACGGAGCGGGCGCGCAAGAGCCGCAAGGAGATCGCGGCGGAGGCGGGTCTCTGAGGCGGCCTTAAGCCCTCGTTAACCAGAATCGGCTGAACCTGCCGGCATGCAGCGGATTTCTTTTCAGGTCAGCCACGCCACGCTCTCGGCCCTCATGGACGAAGCGCAGAAAGGTGACATCTCGGTCGGTCAATTGCTGCGCGATGCCGTCCGGCGTGAACTGCGGCACCGCCACACCCCGGCGAAGACGCCTCGAAGGGCGGATGAGCGGCTCGTCGCGCGGCTCGCCGCGCTCCTCGCCCCGGCTTTCGCCGATGCCGAGTCCTGGAGCCATCTCACAGACCTCCTGCACCGCCTCGACCATGAACTGCGCCCGGCCGGCGGTGGCCTCGCCGTGCACCGCCTCTCGGACGGCCAACGCATTTGCAAAGCATCGGAAATCGGGCAGGCCTATTCGCGGCTGATCCGCCGCTTCGGCGCCCCCTTTCCGGGGCACAGCCACCGCTACCTCGTCGAACGCGTCCTTGGAGACGCCCCCAAAGAAGCGGCAAGCGAGATCATCGACCCCCTAGCGCCTAAGAGCACCCATCCTCGGCCCAGAGCTTGAGGTTGGCCTTGAAGGTGCCGCCCAGCGGATGCGCCTTGGCGAGATTGTCGGCAAACTCGGGCTTCAGGTAATTCGTCGCCTGCTCGCAAATGCGCTCACGGGTCCATTCGTGGCAATTGGTGCAGGTCTGATCCTTCCAGATCTCCTCCGGCAGGCCTTCAAGCGGCGGAAACAGCGGTGAACTCTCGGTAAACACCTGTTCGATCGTCTTGCCGCGGATGTCCTCAACCCCGCCTTGCAGAGGCTCGCCCCAGCGCACCGGGCCCACCGGAACATCCTGCCCGGGCGCGCCGGTTTCCTGCTCATTCTCATCCACATCGAGAATGATCACCGCAGGATCGCCCGTTCCCTGCGCAACGGCCACGCCGGCCAAGAACAGGGCGGCAAACAGCCCAATCACAAGCCCTGCACGATTTTCTTTCATTCTGCCCGCCTGTTGCGCTTAGTATAAAGACGCTAGCAACAGTTCCGCCTTCGGGCAATTCATGTTCCCAATTGAACCGTCCGCTGGGCGGCATTTGCAACAGACCCATTCAAGGCCTCAACCCAAGGAGGTAACCATGATCCGTCGTCTCGCCTTTATTCTGGCGCTCGCCCTGCACGTCGCCCAACCCGCCAACGCCCAAGGCGCGCTTGATCCGGGCTGGCTGCTGGATGCCGATGCCTCCAACCTGCGCTTCCAGTCGATCAAGAAAGAGGTCGTTTCGGAATCCAGCGACTTCGCCACCTTCACCGGCGAGATTTTCCCTAACGGCAAGGCGGAGCTGCGGATCGCGCTGGAAAGCGTGGACACCAAGGTGGATCTGCGCAACGTCCGCATGCGCTTCCTGTTTTTTGAAACCTTCAAGTTTCCCGAAGCCATCGTGCTGGCCGATGTGACGCCCGAGATGATCGGCGAGCTGGAAAGCAAGCGCCGCGCCACCTTTTCCATGCCCTTCTCGCTCGATCTGCACGGGGTCAAGAAAACCCTCGTGGCCGAGGTCGTGGCAACGCTTCTGAGCGATGACCGCATCTCGGTGGCCACGGCACGGCCCGTTGCCATTTCGGTGGAGGAGTTCGGCCTGATGGAAAACCTCGGCAAGCTGGAAGACGCCGCGAAGGTGGATATCGTGCCCTCCACCACCGTCACCTTCGACTTTCTCTTTGACCGGCGCGGCACCGGCAGCGCCCCGCTGACCGGCGGCGGCGGTGCGGAGGTGGATGCCACCAATGCAGCGCTGGAAGATGAGGGCGACTTCAGCAAGGAGGCCTGCGAAGGCCGGTTCGAGATTTTGTCGCGCACCGGCAATATCTACTTTGCTTCCGGCTCGTCCCGGCTCGACAGCGCGTCGGAGCCGCTGCTCAAGGAGTTGCTCGACATCACCAGCCGTTGCCCGGGCATCGAGGTTGAAGTGGCAGGCCACACCGACAGCGTTGGCAAGGCCAGCTACAACCAGCGCCTCTCGGAGCGCCGCGCCAGATCGGTGGCCGACTACCTGATCGAAAACGGAATCGCGCCCGAACGTCTTTCGGCCAAGGGCTATGGCGAAGACAAGCCGGTGGCGTCAAACGCCACCGCAGAGGGCAAGGGCAAGAACCGCCGGATCGAGTTTTTGCCCCGCACCAACTAGATCAGGCCGAAGCCATGCGCGGGCGGGCGGATACTTCTGCCTCGCCCGCCACCCGCTCCCATCCCGCAGCGCGGCGGGCATAGGTTGCGCTATCGCCGGGCTCAAACTCCGCACCCTGCGCGCCCCATGTGGTGACAGAAACGCGCCCACCTTCCACATCCAGCACGTTGAAATTGTTGGTCGCCTCGCGCAGCCGCGTCGACAGGCCGGTGCCCGCCTGCACAAAGAGCAGCCCCGGAGCGGCGGTGAAGGGCGCGGCGGAGGCGGTGTGCAGATGGCCCGAAAGCACCACATCGGCCCTGCAATCCGACAGCGCCGAAAGCGCCGCGCTGGCCCCGCGCATCAGCCGCTTTTCAACCGTTGGCCCATGCTCAAGCGGATGATGCACCACCACCACCTTCAGCTTGCCCGCCCGCCCGGCAAAGGCATTGCACACCCGCCGCACCGTCCGCCCGGAAAACCTTCCGCGCTGCCATGAAAAGCGGTTGACGGTATTCACCCCCACCACCTGCATTTCGGCGTCTTCCACGCATGGCTCCAGCACCTTGTTGATGTGGCGCTTGTAGCGGTGAAAGGGGGTGATGAAGCGGCGGAAGAGGTTGTCGATCGGCGTGTCATGGTTGCCAGGCACCGAGAGCACCGGCGCCTCGATCCGGCTCAGGAAGTCCGCCGCCTGCCGAAACTGCCGCCGCCGGGCCCGCTGGGTGAAATCACCGGATATGACAACCAGATCGGGCCGCAGCTTGGCCACGGCCCTGAGCAGCGGGGCCTCAAGGTTGGCGTCGGCCTTGCCGTAGTGCAGGTCGGAGAGGTGGAGGATGCGTCTCATGCGGCTCCGGGCAGGATGATGGTGAGCGGCTCGTCGGCCATGGTGAAGTGGAAGGGGCTTTTCTCGGTGGATTTTTCGCCGTCAAACGCCACGAGAGACCGGGGCCGGGCCGTTTCAACGGTAAGATCGCGCGCCTTCAGCATATCATAATCGCGCCCCTCCTGCATGGTGCCGGTGATCAGCCGCCATGTGATCTTGAAGAGCTTTGCACGGCTGGTCGCCCGCCCGATGAGCACGGCAAACTCATCGTCCGCAATCGCCTCCTGCCCGGCAAGGCCGAACCGTTCGAGCTGATAGGCCGAGCGGGCGACGAAGAGCAGCGGCGCGCGCACGTCGTGGGGTTTGCCATCGGCGGTGAGGCGCATCTTCATCGGGCGCTGAAACCGCAGGAAGGTTTTGAGCACCGACCAATGGGCCATGATCCGGCGGCGGCCCCAGCGTTTGTAAACCGTTTCGCGCTCCTTGAGGATCGCCGGGTAAACACCGAGCGAAGCGTTGTTCAAAAACACCCGCTCCCCCACCATGCCAACCGAGATGTCATGGCGATGCCCGCCGAGGATGGCCCGCGCGGCTTCTTCCGGGTCTTCCGGCAGGCCAAGGCCGCGGGCAAAGAAGTTGAAGGTGCCAAGCGGCAAAACGGCCAGCGCGGCGGGCTTGCCGAGCAGGCTCTGCGCCATGGCCATGGCCGTGCCATCCCCGCCTGCGGCGACAATGGTTTTTGCCCCATCGGCCAGCGCCTTGTCGACAAGGCCCGTAAGGTCATCCCCCGGGCTCCAGTGGCGCAGCGTGGCGGCTTCGCCAAACACCGCAAGCGCGCGATCTATCGCCTCGGAGTCGCGGGCGTTGGTGCCTGATTTGGCATTGGTGATCACGCAGATTTCGCCCGGCTCAATGGCAGGCTGGGCGATATCGGCAGGCTCTGGCAGGGCCACCATTTCGGTCTCCGGATGTTCTGGTTGCAGCGCGGCTTCGGGATCACAACTCGCGGAGCGGCGTTTGGTTGCCTTTGGCCGGTCTCGACATCACGCCACCTGCGGGCTAGCACCGGGGCGAGGCTGGGGGCTGTGAGGGTTAGAAAAACATGCGGTTTATCCAACGAAAGCTGTGGCTTGTCGGAGCCATACTGCTGGGGCTTGCGCTTGCGGGTTGCGGCACGCCGCCCACCTCCACCCCCGATGACGTCGCACGGCTGGAGCAGGCCATTCTGGCGCTGGGGCCGGGGATTGACCCGGCAGAGGCCGCACGCGCAGCGCAGGTGAGCTACGCGGCAACGGCACGGCTGGCGGTGGCCTATGAAATCGAAGACGGGCCGCTGGTGCACAACATGAAGGTGAACGCGGGCAAAAAGCCCCGGGGCCTGTGCCGCCATTGGGCGGAAGACATGGAAAAGGCGCTGAAAGCCGAAGGCTTCCGAACGCTTGAGGTGCACCGCGCCATCGCCAACGCGCGCAACCCGATCCTGCTGGAGCACTCCACCTCGATCATCTCCCGCAAGGGCGACAGCATGTATGACGGGATCGTCGTGGACCCGTGGCGCGAGGGCGGCCACCTGACGTGGATCGGCACCCGCGAAGACACCCGCTACCCTTGGGAGCCGCGCCTTACCATCCTGAAATGGAAGCAGGAAACCGGGCGCACCAAGCGGATCAGCCGGGTCGATTGATCCCTCTGAACAATTGCCCCGGAAATGCCCGTTTGTTGCTGAAGTCCTGACAAAACACCCCTGTCATCTGCTTCTCGTGGGGGCGAGCTGTTCGCCCGGATGCTTAACGAGATCAAGGGACTGTAACTATGGATGAACTGCGTAAAATCGTGATGCGGGAAAAGGCGCAATCGGTGTCGAGCCGCGAGTGGAAGCACCGGCTCATGGGCTACGGCTACAAGCTGGAAGAAACCTCGACGGGCTATGTCGTCAGCTCGATGCGCGGCAATGAAGCCCTGCTGACGCTCTGAGCCGGGCCACCCCGGACAGTTTTGCAACCATGCCGCTGCGCCGAAGCGCGGCGCGGCGTTACCCCCCGGTGTGAGCGCGGCACAGGTGATGCCCCTCCGCCGCACAGCCCATAGCGATGCAAATCCGCAAGCCGCGCGGCCTTAACGCGACGCGCGATGTCGCCCATTGATTAGATCGGGCACCGCCGAGGCCCCTAGGTGTGGGCGGACTGACGCTTCCGGAGCCCGGCCATGAGCCTCCCCCCTGACCCGCCCGCCATCACCCTCTCCGAGCGGCCCGATTGGCTTTACCTCCTGCGCGAGTTCGACTGGCTCTATCGCTACGGCTCGTCCGGCGGCAGCAAGCTGATACGCGGCCATCGCAAACGGGTGCGCGACATGCTCTCGAAAGTGGTCGACTCTGGCCCCGAGCTGCGGCTGCGTGAGCCGGAGAAGAAGCCGGTGGTCGCCCATCTCGGACGGGCGCTGGACCGGGGCGAACGCGGGGCGGTGGTTGGCATGGCGCGGGCGCTGTCGCGCGTGGCAGAGGCGCTGACATGGGAATACGGCTACGAGAAAGTGCCCCCGGCGCTGGCCCGAAAATACGCCTATTGCGAGGTGCTCGGCCCACGAGGCCCGGTGATGAGCGAGCGGCTGATTCTGGGCTTTGTGCTGTTTGCGCCCAAAACCACCTATCCGCAGCACTCCCACGTGGACATCGAAGAAAGCTATTTGTCGGTCTCGGGCGCATGGTCGGAGAATGACGCAGCAGTCCATGCGCCCGGCTCGTTGATCCTGAACGGCTCGGGGCAGGAGCACCGGATCACCACCGACGAGACCGAGCCATGCCTGCTCGCCTATGCGTGGATCGGGCCGGAAGAAAAGCTGAACGCGCCGGGGATGAAGCTGACGGGGACGCGCAAAAAGCGGGTGGAGCGCGGGATCTGACGGCGCGGACGCAGGCAGGCGTCTGGCCGCTTAAAGCGCCTTGCCCTGCAAGAGCCGTGGCAGATCACCCGTGAGGCCCGCCGCCTCCCGAATGAAGCGCCGCCGCGCATCGGGCAGCGCGGCCACGGCAGAAACGCCCAAGTCACGGGCGGCCCGCAGGAGCGGGTTGTCGTTTGAAAACAGCCGGTTGAACCCATCCGTCGCCAGCGTCAGCGCGGTGCGGTCAAAGCTCCGCCACTGCCGGTGCCGCTCCAACACCAGGGCCGCGCCCGGATCTTCGCCGCGCCGCCGCGCCTCCGTGACCACTTCGGCCAGCGTCGCCACATCGCGCAGGCCCTGGTTCAGCCCCTGCCCGGCAATTGGGTGGATCCCTTGCGCCGCATCGCCCACCAGCGCCAGCCGCGCACCAATGATCCGTTCGGCCACGGTGAGCGTCAGCGGATAGGAAAAGCGTGCGCCCTCCAGCCGGATCTCTCCAAGAAAATCGCCAAACACCGGGCGCAGCGCCGCCAGAAAGGCCTCATCATCGGCCTTCGCCAATTCTTCGGCCCTGTCGCGGCGTTCCGACCAGACGATAGAGCTGCGGTTGCCCGGCAGCGGCAAGATGGCCAGCGGGCCGGAGGGCATAAAAAACTGATGCGCGGTTCCGCCGTGGGGGCGTTCATGAGCGACCGCGCAGGTCAGCGCCGTCTGGCCATAGTCGCTGTCGCGCCGCGCAATCCCGGCGCGCCGCGCGGTGGGCGAGCCGCGCCCATCGGCCCCGGCCAGAAGCGCGCCGCGCAGCACCCGGCCAGAGGCGAGCGTCACCGCCACATGCCCCGGCTGCACCTCTTGCGCCACGATCTCTTCGCCCGCCAGCACCTCGACGCCCTCGGCCTTGGCCAGCGCCGCCATCAGCGCGGGCCGCAGGTGCCGATCTTCCATCATGTAGCCCATCGGGCCTTCGTCGATCTCGCCGTAATCGAGGTGCAGCAATCCGCCCAGCACCCCTTCGCCGGGCCGCCCGTCGCCGGTTTTTACGTGCAGGATCGGCTGCGCCTTGTCGGCCACCGCCTCCCAAACGCCAAGCGCACGGAACAGCCGCTGCGAGGCCAGCGCCAGCGCATAGGACCGCCCGTCAAAATCGGTGGCCACCTGCGCGCCCGCAGGCAAGCGATCAACCACCACCACCCGCGCCCCGCCCTTGGCGAGGGCCAGCGCAAGGCTCGCGCCGGTCAGCGCCCCGCCTGCAACGATTACATCGGCATCAAACATGCGGCGGACTATGGGGCGTGGGCCGGGATTGTCCATATGTCGCGGTGTCGCTACCGTCGCCGCAACGAGGGAGAGGCGCATGGACTGGCACGGCACATCGGCATCCAATCTGGGGCGGGCAATCGGGCGCGGAGAGATT from Oceanicola sp. D3 includes the following:
- a CDS encoding OmpA family protein, which produces MIRRLAFILALALHVAQPANAQGALDPGWLLDADASNLRFQSIKKEVVSESSDFATFTGEIFPNGKAELRIALESVDTKVDLRNVRMRFLFFETFKFPEAIVLADVTPEMIGELESKRRATFSMPFSLDLHGVKKTLVAEVVATLLSDDRISVATARPVAISVEEFGLMENLGKLEDAAKVDIVPSTTVTFDFLFDRRGTGSAPLTGGGGAEVDATNAALEDEGDFSKEACEGRFEILSRTGNIYFASGSSRLDSASEPLLKELLDITSRCPGIEVEVAGHTDSVGKASYNQRLSERRARSVADYLIENGIAPERLSAKGYGEDKPVASNATAEGKGKNRRIEFLPRTN
- a CDS encoding metallophosphoesterase, with protein sequence MRRILHLSDLHYGKADANLEAPLLRAVAKLRPDLVVISGDFTQRARRRQFRQAADFLSRIEAPVLSVPGNHDTPIDNLFRRFITPFHRYKRHINKVLEPCVEDAEMQVVGVNTVNRFSWQRGRFSGRTVRRVCNAFAGRAGKLKVVVVHHPLEHGPTVEKRLMRGASAALSALSDCRADVVLSGHLHTASAAPFTAAPGLLFVQAGTGLSTRLREATNNFNVLDVEGGRVSVTTWGAQGAEFEPGDSATYARRAAGWERVAGEAEVSARPRMASA
- a CDS encoding diacylglycerol kinase family protein → MVALPEPADIAQPAIEPGEICVITNAKSGTNARDSEAIDRALAVFGEAATLRHWSPGDDLTGLVDKALADGAKTIVAAGGDGTAMAMAQSLLGKPAALAVLPLGTFNFFARGLGLPEDPEEAARAILGGHRHDISVGMVGERVFLNNASLGVYPAILKERETVYKRWGRRRIMAHWSVLKTFLRFQRPMKMRLTADGKPHDVRAPLLFVARSAYQLERFGLAGQEAIADDEFAVLIGRATSRAKLFKITWRLITGTMQEGRDYDMLKARDLTVETARPRSLVAFDGEKSTEKSPFHFTMADEPLTIILPGAA
- a CDS encoding dimethylsulfonioproprionate lyase family protein; this translates as MSLPPDPPAITLSERPDWLYLLREFDWLYRYGSSGGSKLIRGHRKRVRDMLSKVVDSGPELRLREPEKKPVVAHLGRALDRGERGAVVGMARALSRVAEALTWEYGYEKVPPALARKYAYCEVLGPRGPVMSERLILGFVLFAPKTTYPQHSHVDIEESYLSVSGAWSENDAAVHAPGSLILNGSGQEHRITTDETEPCLLAYAWIGPEEKLNAPGMKLTGTRKKRVERGI
- a CDS encoding UbiH/UbiF/VisC/COQ6 family ubiquinone biosynthesis hydroxylase, which codes for MDNPGPRPIVRRMFDADVIVAGGALTGASLALALAKGGARVVVVDRLPAGAQVATDFDGRSYALALASQRLFRALGVWEAVADKAQPILHVKTGDGRPGEGVLGGLLHLDYGEIDEGPMGYMMEDRHLRPALMAALAKAEGVEVLAGEEIVAQEVQPGHVAVTLASGRVLRGALLAGADGRGSPTARRAGIARRDSDYGQTALTCAVAHERPHGGTAHQFFMPSGPLAILPLPGNRSSIVWSERRDRAEELAKADDEAFLAALRPVFGDFLGEIRLEGARFSYPLTLTVAERIIGARLALVGDAAQGIHPIAGQGLNQGLRDVATLAEVVTEARRRGEDPGAALVLERHRQWRSFDRTALTLATDGFNRLFSNDNPLLRAARDLGVSAVAALPDARRRFIREAAGLTGDLPRLLQGKAL